A single window of Carettochelys insculpta isolate YL-2023 chromosome 13, ASM3395843v1, whole genome shotgun sequence DNA harbors:
- the LOC142020032 gene encoding rho-related GTP-binding protein RhoG-like produces the protein MQTIKCVVVGDGAVGKTCLLISYTTNAFPEEYIPTVFDNYSAQMTVDGRTVSLNLWDTAGQEEYDRLRTLSYPQTNVFVICFSIGSPSSYANVRHKWHPEVSHHCPNVPILLVGTKRDLRSDVETVKKLKEQSLAPTTPQQGTSLAKQIGAVKYLECSALNQEGVREVFAEAVRAVLYPVTKKNTKKCVLL, from the coding sequence ATGCAGACAATAAAGTGTGTGGTTGTTGGAGATGGTGCAGTGGGAAAGACTTGTCTTCTCATCAGTTACACCACAAATGCCTTTCCAGAGGAGTACATACCTACTGTGTTTGACAACTATAGTGCCCAGATGACTGTGGATGGCCGGACAGTTAGCTTAAATCTCTGGGACACTGCAGGCCAGGAGGAGTATGATCGTCTGCGTACCCTCTCGTACCCTCAAACCAATGTATTTGTCATTTGTTTTTCCATTGGAAGTCCTTCCTCATATGCAAACGTTCGGCACAAATGGCACCCTGAAGTCTCTCACCACTGTCCTAATGTTCCAATCCTTTTAGTTGGCACTAAAAGGGACTTAAGAAGTGATGTGGAAACAGTTAAAAAGCTGAAGGAGCAAAGCTTGGCTCCTACTACCCCACAACAGGGAACTTCGCTGGCCAAACAGATTGGAGCAGTAAAATATTTGGAATGCTCAGCTCTGAACCAGGAGGGGGTTCGAGAGGTGTTTGCTGAAGCTGTGCGAGCAGTTTTATACCCAGTgacaaagaaaaacacaaaaaaatgtGTCCTGTTATAG